ATCGGAGGAAGCGGAGGCAATCTGGATAAATTGGTTAAAAGCCTGTATAGGGCAAATGAAGATGTAAAAATTTTGATTACGGCAATAACCCTTGAGACTTTAACTGAGGCCCTTGAGGCATTCAAAGAGATAAATTTTGAAACAGATATTGTTTGTCTGAATTGTTCAAAAAGCAAAAAGGCCGGAAGCTACAATATGATGATAGCAAACAATCCTATTTACATAATCTATGGTGAAAAGAATGATAAATAAAAAAATCAACAGAATCATGATAGCTGGAACAAACAGCGGCTGCGGAAAAACAACAGTGACCTGTGCAATACTAAAAGCGTTAAAGAACAGAGGGCTCAAGGTAGCTGCCTTTAAATGCGGCCCTGACTATATTGACCCTATGTTTCACAGCGAAATAATTGAGACAAACTCAAGGAATATTGATTTATTTTTATGCGGAGAAAGGCAGGCAAGATACCTTTTTGCCAAAAACAGCGAGAATACTGATGTTTCGGTCGTGGAAGGCGTTATGGGCTTTTACGATGGGGTGGGTGGAAATACCGGTGAAAACTCTTCATGGGATATATCAAACAAGCTTGGAATTCCTGCAGTTTTGGTAGTTAACTGCAAGGGAGCTTCGGTCTCCGTTGCCGCTATGATAAAGGGTTATCTGGATTTTGATAAAAACAGGATTGAAGCTGTAGTTTTAAATAATGTTTCAAAGCACATGTATAAAATGTACAAAGAAACTATTGAAAACCGTCTTGGAATAAGAGTGGCAGGTTATATGCCTTTTGAACCCGAGGCAGTCATTGGGAGCCGTCATTTGGGGCTGGTTACCGCAAAAGAAATAGGTTCGCTGAAGCAAAAGACGGAATTACTTGCTGCTATAGCAGAAGAGACTATAGATTTGGACCTGCTTCTTGATATTGCAAATAATGCGGAACATTTTGACTATGAGAAAATTGAAGTTGAGCAAATATCAGATGTAAGAATTGCAGTTGCTAAGGACAGGGCATTTTGCTTTTATTATCAGGACAGCCTTGAGCTTCTCGAAAAAATGGGTGCAAAGCTGATATATTTTTCACCTACTGAGGACATTAGGCTGACGGAGGATGTTGACGGCTTGATATTAGGAGGCGGATATCCGGAGCTTTATCTTGAAAAGCTCAGCAAAAATGCCGGAATGATATACAGCATAAGAGCTGCATGGCGTGAGGGAATGCCGATTTATGCCGAATGCGGCGGCTTTATGTACCTGGGAAAAAGTATTAATTCCTATGCAATGACCCACATAATTGAACCGGGCTTTGAGATGACGGAGAAACTTCAGAATTTCGGGTATGTTACATTGACTGCAAAGGACAACACCATGCTTTTGGAGCATGGAGAGTCCGCCACTGCCCACGAATTTCATTATTCTAAAAATGATTCTGATTCCGGTAGCCTTACAGCCAGAAAAGCAAGCGGGAAAACGTGGGAAACCGGATATTGCAAGGAGAACGTATTCGCTCTTTACCCTCACA
The genomic region above belongs to Defluviitalea saccharophila and contains:
- a CDS encoding cobyrinate a,c-diamide synthase; the protein is MINKKINRIMIAGTNSGCGKTTVTCAILKALKNRGLKVAAFKCGPDYIDPMFHSEIIETNSRNIDLFLCGERQARYLFAKNSENTDVSVVEGVMGFYDGVGGNTGENSSWDISNKLGIPAVLVVNCKGASVSVAAMIKGYLDFDKNRIEAVVLNNVSKHMYKMYKETIENRLGIRVAGYMPFEPEAVIGSRHLGLVTAKEIGSLKQKTELLAAIAEETIDLDLLLDIANNAEHFDYEKIEVEQISDVRIAVAKDRAFCFYYQDSLELLEKMGAKLIYFSPTEDIRLTEDVDGLILGGGYPELYLEKLSKNAGMIYSIRAAWREGMPIYAECGGFMYLGKSINSYAMTHIIEPGFEMTEKLQNFGYVTLTAKDNTMLLEHGESATAHEFHYSKNDSDSGSLTARKASGKTWETGYCKENVFALYPHIHFWGNIQMAARFIKKCEEYKK